In Lycium ferocissimum isolate CSIRO_LF1 chromosome 11, AGI_CSIRO_Lferr_CH_V1, whole genome shotgun sequence, a single genomic region encodes these proteins:
- the LOC132036628 gene encoding uncharacterized protein LOC132036628: MHFFQVPSKTQYSSNISIKNLIIVLTCFGCMIYLVCSIYLAPNNTNHFHTSVSLQDDNLTSQTNLDHIVFGIASNELSWSKRKEYVKLWWKPNMMRGCVFLEKMPPSSSNGTKDESLPPICISGDTSNFRYTYKGGTPSAIRVARVVSETVALNHSNVRWFVFGDDDTIFFPENLVKTLSKYDHGLWYYIGTNSESFTQNKFFSYEMAFGGAGFAISYPLANVLARFFDSCIERYPHLYGSDGRVHACLAELGVGLTREPGFHQMDFHGNVFGLLAAHPNRPLVSMHHMEAIDPIFPNMTTVKALEHLYNAANFDPHRILQQTVCYDRWFSWTVSVSWGYAVQVFDKHVPLPNVERVEESYAPWKRSHTGALYDFDSRKYESDPCRRQLVYFLDRISSETNRTKAIYKRKTSEECKFDMSSPRRLEEIRVLSSKLVLDKQQLLAPRRHCCDVLTSTWGNVMEIAIRECKEDELIYLQH; the protein is encoded by the exons atgcatttttttCAGGTTCCCAGCAAGACACAATATTCCTCGAATATTAGTATAAAAAATCTAATTATAGTACTAACTTGTTTTGGTTGCATGATTTATCTTGTTTGTTCCATTTATCTTGCTCCCAATAACACAAACCATTTCCATACCTCAGTTTCATTACAGGATGATAATTTAACATCCCAAACCAATCTTGATCATATTGTTTTTGGGATTGCATCAAATGAGCTATCTTGgtccaaaagaaaagaatatgtTAAGCTCTGGTGGAAGCCTAATATGATGAGGGGTTGTGTGTTTCTTGAAAAGATGCCACCTTCTTCATCCAATGGCACAAAGGATGAGTCTTTGCCTCCAATTTGCATATCTGGGGATACTTCTAATTTCAGATATACTTATAAAGGTGGGACCCCTTCAGCTATTCGTGTGGCACGTGTCGTCTCGGAGACTGTGGCACTAAATCATTCTAATGTCAGGTGGTTTGTGTTTGGTGATGATGACACAATTTTCTTCCCTGAAAATTTGGTGAAGACGCTTTCTAAATATGATCATGGCCTTTGGTACTACATTGGGACAAATTCAGAAAGCTTTACGCAGAACAAGTTTTTCTCCTATGAAATGGCTTTTGGTGGAGCTGGTTTTGCTATAAGTTatcctttggctaatgttttgGCTAGATTCTTTGATTCATGCATAGAAAGATACCCTCATTTATATGGAAGTGATGGTAGAGTTCATGCCTGTTTAGCAGAGCTTGGTGTTGGCTTAACACGCGAGCCCGGGTTTCATCAG ATGGATTTTCATGGAAATGTGTTTGGACTATTGGCTGCACATCCTAATAGACCTTTGGTATCTATGCATCATATGGAGGCAATTGATCCTATATTCCCAAATATGACAACAGTGAAGGCTCTGGAACACTTGTACAATGCTGCAAACTTCGATCCGCATCGTATTTTGCAGCAAACAGTATGCTACGATCGTTGGTTTTCTTGGACAGTGTCAGTGTCTTGGGGATATGCTGTTCAAGTGTTCGACAAGCACGTGCCTTTACCAAATGTTGAGCGTGTTGAAGAGAGCTACGCTCCCTGGAAAAGGAGTCATACAGGTGCATTATACGACTTTGATTCGAGGAAATATGAATCTGATCCATGCCGAAGGCAGCTTGTTTATTTCCTGGACAGAATTTCTTCTGAAACCAATAGAACTAAGGCTATTTACAAGAGAAAGACATCTGAGGAATGCAAATTCGACATGTCTTCGCCTAGAAGACTAGAAGAAATCAGAGTGTTATCAAGCAAGTTAGTCCTTGACAAGCAACAG TTGCTAGCTCCAAGAAGGCATTGCTGTGATGTGTTAACTTCTACATGGGGCAATGTCATGGAAATAGCGATAAGAGAATGCAAGGAAGATGAACTAATTTACTTGCAGCATTAG
- the LOC132036674 gene encoding uncharacterized protein LOC132036674, giving the protein MFSSSNIAEMPMVPRFLHTQNRFKDLLLLFSTLVIFYLIFLLHHIHTPKTSFNPNPNFTKTPSIPTNLSLSHLFFSIAGSSSSFSQRLPYINIWYKPNITNTVIFLDNPISRTHILSPPILVSSNTSKFPYSFPSGRRSAIRIARIVKDTFDLVKNVNFSNTRWFIFGDDDTIFVVENLVSVLEKYDYEKWYYVGYNSESYEQNEKYSFDMAFGGGGFVLSAPLAKVLSRVLDDCLMRYPHLYGSDSRVFACVAELGVRLTREPGFHQVDVRGDLFGILSAHPLSPLLSLHHLDAVEPLFPGMTRIQAVDHLFKAVYADPARILQQTVCYDKSNSLTVSVAWGYAVQVFGGNELLPDLLSLQPTFRPWKRGKNVAAKYMFNTRVFPGDPCKRPVVLFLQNVLSSRDGIWTEYVRHDIGNCVRSNPTKKLVKIRVFSQKLAFDAEQLKAPRRPCCDISSPISETMVIGIRQCGFDELISMKT; this is encoded by the exons ATGTTCAGTTCATCAAACATTGCAGAAATGCCAATGGTTCCAAGATTCCTCCATACTCAAAACCGTTTCAAAGATCTCCTCTTACTTTTCTCCACACTTGTAATCTTCTACTTAATCTTCCTTCTTCACCATATCCACACCCCTAAAACATCCttcaatccaaatccaaatttcACCAAAACCCCTTCAATTCCCACTAATCTTTCACTTTCCCACCTCTTCTTTTCaatagctggttcttcttcttctttctctcaacGTCTCCCTTATATTAACATCTGGTACAAACCCAATATCACAAACACTGTTATTTTCTTAGATAACCCAATTTCAAGAACTCACATTTTATCTCCGCCAATTCTCGTTTCATCAAATACTTCTAAGTTTCCTTATTCTTTTCCTTCTGGTCGTAGGTCAGCTATTCGTATAGCTCGTATTGTTAAAGATACGTTTGATTTAGTTAAGAATGTGAATTTTAGTAATACCCGTTGGTTTATTTTTGgtgatgatgatactattttTGTTGTAGAGAATTTGGTTAGTGTTTTGGAgaaatatgattatgagaagtgGTATTATGTTGGGTATAATTCTGAGAGTTATGAGCAAAATGAGAAGTATTCGTTTGATATGGCGTTTGGAGGGGGTGGGTTTGTGCTAAGTGCTCCATTGGCTAAGGTTTTAAGTAGGGTTTTGGATGATTGTTTGATGAGGTATCCTCATTTGTATGGAAGTGATTCCAGGGTTTTTGCTTGTGTTGCTGAGCTTGGAGTACGCTTGACTCGTGAACCTGGATTTCATCAG GTTGATGTTCGAGGAGATCTATTTGGTATCCTTTCCGCACATCCATTATCACCTCTGTTATCACTTCATCACTTGGACGCCGTGGAGCCACTTTTTCCTGGCATGACTAGGATACAAGCCGTGGACCATCTTTTCAAAGCTGTCTATGCTGACCCTGCTAGGATTTTGCAACAAACAGTGTGCTACGACAAGTCCAACTCTCTGACAGTTTCAGTTGCATGGGGTTATGCCGTTCAGGTGTTTGGAGGGAATGAACTTCTTCCAGATCTCCTCTCGCTGCAGCCAACATTTAGACCATGGAAAAGGGGTAAAAACGTCGCTGCAAAATATATGTTCAACACTAGAGTCTTCCCCGGTGATCCATGCAAAAGACCTgtggtcttattcttgcaaaatgTTCTTTCTAGTAGAGATGGAATATGGACTGAATATGTAAGACACGATATCGGCAACTGCGTAAGAAGTAATCCTACAAAAAAATTGGTAAAGATAAGAGTCTTCTCGCAAAAGTTAGCCTTTGATGCTGAACAG TTAAAAGCACCTCGCCGACCATGCTGTGATATTTCATCACCAATCAGTGAGACGATGGTAATTGGTATTAGACAATGTGGGTTTGATGAGTTGATCTCAATGAAGACTTAG
- the LOC132038394 gene encoding uncharacterized protein LOC132038394: protein MIKQVVTRNNPNVRWYIFGDDDTVFFVDNLVKTLEKYDDNEWYYIGSNSESYVQNNYFSFDMAFGGGGYAISRPLALVLARVLDSCLMRYPSLYSSDARIFSCLAELGVSLTHEPGFHQDDVWGNLFGLLSSHPLSPLLSLHHIEGVQSIFPNMTKIQALQHFFKAANVDPARISQQYICYDRKNSLSVSVAWGYAIQVYEGNIKVPELITVLRTFQSYDKDKKRQHFMFRTKVESKSPCKKMFAFLKSVDSNGDKVWTNYTRHKLGKTCKRDDNKLKNLEEIRVFSRKLDTDTRQVRAPRRQCCDISLSSEKSMDIQIRPCGIDELIAMSP from the exons ATGATCAAACAAGTTGTCACGCGTAACAACCCTAACGTGCGATGGTACATTTTTGGGGATGATGATACGGTTTTTTTCGTGGATAATTTGGTGAAGACATTAGAAAAGTATGATGACAATGAATGGTATTATATAGGGTCTAATTCAGAGAGCTATGTTcagaataattatttttcttttgatatggcATTTGGTGGTGGCGGATATGCAATAAGTCGTCCATTGGCTTTGGTTttagctagggttttggattcTTGTTTGATGAGGTACCCAAGTCTCTATAGTAGTGATGCTAGGATTTTCTCTTGTTTGGCTGAGCTTGGAGTGAGTTTAACACATGAACCTGGTTTTCACCAA GATGATGTATGGGGAAATCTATTTGGATTACTTTCATCGCATCCATTATCACCATTGCTATCACTTCATCATATAGAAGGAGTACAATCAATATTCCCCAACATGACCAAAATTCAAGCTCTGCAACATTTCTTCAAAGCTGCTAATGTTGATCCTGCAAGAATATCACAACAATATATTTGCTATGATCGAAAAAATTCATTATCTGTTTCAGTTGCTTGGGGTTACGCAATACAAGTGTACGAGGGCAACATTAAAGTTCCCGAGCTTATAACAGTTTTAAGGACATTTCAGTCATATGATAAAGATAAGAAAAGACAACATTTTATGTTCAGGACAAAGGTGGAATCGAAAAGTCCTTGCAAGAAAATGTTTGCCTTTTTGAAAAGTGTTGATTCTAATGGAGATAAAGTTTGGACTAACTATACGAGGCATAAATTGGGCAAAACTTGCAAAAGAGATGATAATAAACTCAAGAATTTGGAAGAGATTAGAGTGTTCTCTCGTAAGTTGGATACTGATACTAGACAG GTTAGGGCACCACGTCGTCAGTGTTGTGACATATCACTATCGTCCGAGAAATCTATGGATATTCAAATCAGACCATGTGGAATTGATGAGTTAATTGCAATGTCTCCCTAG